The Labrus mixtus chromosome 16, fLabMix1.1, whole genome shotgun sequence genome window below encodes:
- the vars2 gene encoding valine--tRNA ligase, mitochondrial: protein MWRAGCVLTVRLTRRGGTRLCSSNPTKPSSSSSSSSSSSQSLKRPKAEKQRRRRERDDAILSGQHRSAEENTVRWSEKQTIVYTGSTPPGTKKDSSLPFPSAYSPDYVESSWYQWWEREGFFRPERHESLPQAVDQTFALCIPPPNVTGTLHLGHALTVAVEDALVRWRRMQGYRVLWVPGCDHAGIATQSVVERKLLREQGRSRKDFSREEFLQEIWKWKNEKGDEIYQQLRRMGASLDWSRACFTLDPSFSRAVTEAFVRLSDSGLIYRSEALVNWSCALESAISDIEVDSQELCGQTMLSVPGYDNKVEFGTMVTFAYPLDGHDGEVCVSTTRPETMLGDVAVAVHPDDPRYQAHHGKQLRHPFTDRLLPVITDRTVDMQLGTGAVKVTPAHDHADFLLSQRHSLPRLTVISGDGTMSPPCGHWLQGVKRFDARQQVVDALMERKLFRGKKSHAMTLPVCSRSGDVIEPLLKKQWFVRCEEMAQKAVQAVEEGELEIIPHSYDKTWKSWLSNISDWCVSRQLWWGHQIPAYRVQLPDSTDTQQEELWVCGRSEDEARQRAAVKYGVKQEDVALTQDPDVLDTWFSSGLFPFAMLGWPDETPDLQRFYPNSVLETGSDLVFFWVARMVMLGTELTGQLPFRQVLLHSMVRDKHGRKMSKSLGNVIDPLDVIHGVSLERLEEKINEGNMDPRERLVAMEAQRRDFPGGIPQCGTDALRFALCSYRMQGEAISLSVSQLLSCRHFCNKMWQTLRFTLGVLENNTTPVGTLEETSPVSSVDRWICSRLYSTVLQVEQAFEAYELHTVTSALHSFWLHSLCDVYMECVKPLLAQQGGGSQGEDRVRAKQAAVSVLYHCVSSSLALLSPFMPFITEELWQRLQPFRGGASAQSSLSLQTYPRSEQLAHWVFPEEERDFMMVQEVIREARSLRAQCGLTKEKPDMWAVCSPSQAQVLLHFESAVQTLSRISSLHIYCPGYTNDPSPSVSSAPPPAGSLVGVVDHTCQLHLHVQSGVNIDKQTLQLSQRRDKLVLKLEEILNRVRSPDYQTKVPAHVRLQTQTKVSALQQELKTLEEQLGVLQETQRTKNHS, encoded by the exons ATGTGGAGGGCAGGTTGTGTCCTGACTGTGAGGCtgacgaggagaggaggaaccAGACTCTGTTCCAGCAACCCGaccaaaccctcctcctcctcctcatcctcttcatcttcatctcagTCTCTTAAACGCCCAAAAGCTGAGAAACAGAGGCgcagaagagagagggatgatgcCATTCTGTCAGGCCAACATAGA tcTGCTGAAGAAAACACTGTGAGATGGAGTGAGAAGCAGACGATAGTGTACACCGGGTCAACCCCACCTGGCACAAAGAAAG actccAGCCTGCCATTCCCGTCTGCCTACAGTCCAGACTATGTGGAGTCCAGCTGGTATCAGTGGTGGGAGAGAGAAGGATTCTTCAGGCCGGAGCGACAT GAGAGTTTACCTCAGGCTGTGGATCAGACCTTCGCTCTGTGTATCCCTCCTCCAAACGTGACGGGGACTCTGCACCTCGGTCACGCCCTCACTGTGGCTGTGGAGGACGCTCTGGTCCGATG GAGGAGGATGCAGGGCTACAGAGTCCTCTGGGTCCCCGGGTGTGACCACGCAGGCATCGCTACTCAG AGTGTGGTGGAGAGGAAGCTCCTGAGGGAACAAGGGAGGAGCAGAAAGGACTTCTCGAGAGAGGAGTTCCTGCAGGAGATTTGGAAATGGAAGAACGA gaaaggagatgagatcTACCAGCAGCTGAGGAGGATGGGAGCCTCTCTGGACTGGAGCAGAGCCTGTTTCACTCTGGATCCa AGTTTCAGCCGAGCGGTGACCGAGGCCTTCGTCCGTCTCTCCGACTCCGGTCTCATTTATCGCTCTGAAGCGTTGGTCAACTGGAGCTGTGCACTGGAGTCGGCCATCTCTGACATCGAG GTGGACTCTCAGGAGCTGTGTGGACAGACCATGCTGTCTGTTCCTGGGTATGACAACAAGGTGGAGTTTGGGACGATGGTGACATTTGCGTATCCTCTGGACGGACACG atggggaggtgtgtgtgtccaccaCCCGACCCGAGACGATGCTGGGAGACGTGGCTGTTGCCGTTCACCCCGACGACCCTCGATATCAG gctCATCATGGGAAACAGCTCAGACACCCGTTCACTGACAGGCTGCTGCCCGTCATCACTGACCGCACAGTGGACATGCAGCTGGGAACAG gtgCGGTGAAGGTGACTCCGGCTCACGACCACGCTGACTTCCTGCTGTCTCAGAGACACTCGTTGCCTCGCCTCACTGTGATCTCAGGAGATGGGACCATgtcgcccccctgtggacactGGCTGCAG ggAGTGAAGCGTTTTGATGCCAGACAGCAGGTGGTCGACGCTCTGATGGAGAGGAAGCTGTTCAGAGGGAAGAAGAGCCACGCCATGACTTTAcctgtctgcag cCGCTCAGGAGACGTCATTGAACCTCTGCTGAAGAAGCAGTGGTTCGTCCGCTGCGAGGAAATGGCTCAGAAAGCCGTTCAG gCGGTGGAGGAGGGCGAGCTGGAGATCATCCCTCACTCATACGACAAGACGTGGAAGAGCTGGCTGTCCAACATCAG TGATTGGTGCGTTTCCCGCCAGCTCTGGTGGGGTCATCAGATCCCGGCGTACAGAGTGCAGCTTCCTGATTCTACCGACACTCAGCAG gaggaGTTGTGGGTTTGTGGACGCAGTGAGGACGAGGCTCGGCAGAGAGCGGCTGTTAAATACGGAGTCAAACAGGAAGACGTCGCTTTGACTCAGG ACCCGGACGTCCTGGACACCTGGTTCTCCTCGGGGCTGTTCCCCTTCGCCATGCTCGGCTGGCCTGACGAG ACCCCTGACCTCCAGCGCTTCTACCCCAACTCCGTCctggagacaggaagtgacctcgTCTTCTTCTGGGTGGCGAGGATGGTGATGCTGGGCACCGAGCTGACGGGACAGCTTCCCTTCAGACAG GTCCTCCTTCACTCCATGGTGAGAGACAAACACGGCAGGAAGATGAGTAAATCTCTGGGAAACGTCATCGACCCGTTAGATGTCATTCATGGAGTCTCTCTGGAG AGACTTGAAGAAAAGATAAACGAGGGGAACATGGACCCCAGGGAGCGGTTGGTTGCCATGGAGGCACAG AGGAGGGACTTCCCCGGGGGGATCCCTCAGTGTGGGACCGACGCTCTGAGGTTCGCTCTGTGCTCTTACAGGATGCAAG gTGAAGCCATCAGCCTGTCTGTGTCTCAGCTGCTGAGCTGCAGACATTTCTGTAACAAGATGTGGCAGACTCTGAGGTTCACACTGGGAGTGCTGGAGAACAACACAACACCAGTGGGAACACTGGAGGAG ACGTCTCCTGTGAGCAGCGTGGACCGGTGGATCTGCTCACGGCTCTACAGCACCGTGCTGCAGGTGGAGCAGGCGTTTGAAGCGTACGAGCTGCACACGGTCACGTCTGCGCTGCACTCCTTCTGGCTCCACAGCTTGTGTGACGTCTAcatg GAGTGTGTGAAGCCTCTGCTGGCTCAGCAGGGTGGGGGGAGTCAGGGGGAGGACAGGGTGAGGGCGAAGCAGGCGGCGGTCAGCGtcctgtatcactgtgtgtcctcctctctggcCTTGCTGTCCCCCTTCATGCCCTTCATCACCGAGGAGCTGTGGCAGAGGCTGCAGCCGTTCAGGGGCGGAGCTTCAGCTCAGAGCAGCCTGAGTCTGCAGACGTACCCCCGATCAGAGCAGCTG GCTCACTGGGTTTTCCCTGAAGAGGAAAGGGATTTCATGATGGTGCAGGAAGTGATCAGAGAGGCGCGTTCACTGCGAGCACAGTGTGGACTGACCAAAGAGAAACCAGACA tgtgggCTGTGTGTTCACCCAGCCAGGCTCAGGTCCTCCTCCACTTTGAGTCCGCTGTTCAGACTTTAAGCCGGATCTCCAGCCTCCATATTTACTGTCCTGGTTACACAAATGACCCCTCCCCTTCCGTCAGCTCCGCCCCCCCACCTGCAGGCAGCCTGGTCGGCGTGGTGGACCACACCTGTCAGCTACACCTGCATGTCCAG aGTGGAGTGAACATTGACAAACAGACGCTGCAGCTCTCTCAGCGCAGAGACAAACTCGTCCTGAAGCTGGAGGAGATCCTGAACAGAGTCCGGTCTCCAGACTACCAGACCAAAGTCCCCGCTCACGTCAGACTGCAGACGCAGACGAAG gtgtcggCCCTGCAGCAGGAGCTGAAGACGTTAGAGGAGCAGCTCGGAGTCCTGCAGGAGACGCAGAGAACAAAAAACCACAGCTGA
- the ppp1r11 gene encoding E3 ubiquitin-protein ligase PPP1R11, producing MAEVPGTSSETITETVQTSTPPPPQQEGRSLTIKLRKRKTEKKVEWSSDTVDNEHLGRRSSKCCCIYEKPRQFGESSSESDGEDDDEGCGSAHCILGHGRTDHGQRGGRGASGPPNSGGAHTH from the exons ATGGCGGAGGTTCCCGGGACATCAAGTGAGACGATAACGGAGACGGTTCAGACCAGCACACCGCCGCCGCCCCAGCAG GAGGGACGCAGTCTGACCATCaagctgaggaagaggaagacggagaagaaGGTGGAGTGGTCCAGCGACACCGTTGACAACGAGCACCTGGGGAGAAGATCCTCAAAGT GCTGCTGTATCTACGAGAAGCCCAGACAGTTCGGAGAGTCGTCCTCCGAGAGCGATGGAGAGGACGATGACGAAGGCTGCGGCAGCGCCCACTGCATCCTCGGTCATGGCAGGACAGACCACGGACAGAGGGGGGGCCGGGGGGCCTCGGGGCCTCCAAACTCTGgaggggcacacacacactaa
- the c16h6orf47 gene encoding uncharacterized protein C6orf47 homolog → MTAVVGRAWGWVRSWGGSSSSKVVSENTPAVTAEEQKQVSRGGRGWISWVWGGWGRQSDSPAEEFWEAQEKLQPMEIEVLRAGKQETESSSQLVSRWWSNYMPTSYLPWPRKTEPSGVRRRKRDGRSEEDVDGDFSDYGTPPPSPTPPRTSPFRLFVNGLKVEIHPEHHEICFNFLRHLFDLFVVGFLWTVSPPAKLVLEVLGVTGALRLWLHGMAMFFVSTVGMAGLLWLVQEYLPQFALLYGIIQALVISVSVRQSVLLGTEDEEEGEQEEEGKETDDMMESREHKEKVMSVKDKVKTN, encoded by the coding sequence ATGACAGCTGTGGTGGGCCGGGCGTGGGGGTGGGTTCGCTCCTggggcggcagcagcagcagtaaagTAGTGTCTGAGAATACCCCCGCAGTAACAGCTGAGGAACAGAAGCAGGTCAGCCGGGGCGGCAGGGGGTGGATCTCTTGGGTCTGGGGAGGATGGGGACGTCAGAGTGATAGTCCGGCAGAGGAGTTCTGGGAGGCGCAGGAGAAGCTTCAGCCCATGGAGATCGAAGTGCTCCGTGCAGGAAAGCAGGAGACCGAATCAAGCTCACAGCTGGTTTCCAGATGGTGGAGTAACTATATGCCAACTTCTTACCTTCCCTGGCCGAGAAAAACGGAACCAAGCGgagtaagaagaagaaaacgggATGGTCGGAGTGAAGAAGATGTTGACGGGGACTTCTCAGACTACGGTACACCACCCCCCTCTCCCACCCCTCCCAGAACATCTCCCTTCAGACTCTTTGTGAACGGCTTGAAGGTGGAAATCCATCCAGAGCACCATGAGATCTGCTTCAACTTCCTCCGCCACCTGTTTGACTTGTTTGTGGTCGGCTTCCTGTGGACCGTGTCCCCCCCAGCCAAGCTGGTCCTGGAGGTTCTGGGGGTCACGGGGGCCCTGAGGCTGTGGCTTCACGGCATGGCCATGTTCTTCGTGTCCACAGTGGGGATGGCAGGATTACTCTGGCTGGTTCAGGAGTATCTCCCGCAGTTTGCTCTGCTCTACGGGATCATCCAGGCGCTGGTGATCTCCGTCAGCGTGCGACAGAGCGTCCTCCTCGGCAcggaggatgaggaagaaggagaacaggaagaggagggcaAAGAGACTGATGACATGATGGAGAGCAGggaacacaaagagaaggtcatGTCTGTGAAGGACAAGGTGAAGACAAATTAG